The region tagtcaagttgtgtaattttgtatttttttttttgtatatttgtatttgtgaatttgttgtagtcgtcttgtgtgttttagagtaattttgtgttttgggaagtcattttagtgtatttctgcagttgtttgtgcatttttgctgtgatattgtgtagttttttgttatttttgtgtgttgttcaaaataatttcttttttgtttactttaggggccgcACAAAACTATGCTAAGGTTGCGTGTGGCCCCCGGGCAGCCAGTTATGCAGGTCTGGTATAGAAAAAGCAGGTATACCAAAAAGTTAACCCATTCCCATGGTGTCCAGtggttttatttactttatttcatttgttttgcattGCACATACAAACTCTAATCTCACAGAAATATTTCACCAATATAATAAATTATCAGGCCTCGATAGGTTGagagtttttaaagtaattcaAATAGTAGTTTCAcaagttgttgtttattttaatcactttttcagATCTTTGATAATAGATTAGTCAACAGGGGAATCTTTACATTTTATAAGTTCTCATAATCCTTGATGGGTGCAATGCATGGTTACAGCACATTGCATTAGATCAACAGGACTGTCCATTGTATATGGAAAAGTATCCTACAGTGAAGTGGATTTCTCTTGTCTTGCTGTCTAACACAAGGCTATTGAATCTGGCCAatctaattttattattttttttagcacacATGAGATCAAACTAGGCTGCATGTAGCCCCTGAAATAAAACGACTGTGTCACTTattgtctaaaaaacaaaacttagtTGCTGAAATTATAAAAAGAAGAAGCTGTTCACTtatatattttaagttttttccaTCAAAACGAAATTTGTTTCTTGGGACCAGCAGCatacaagaaaataaatatttacagaaaCAGCACAAAATTATGGAAGTGCAGAGCTGCCACAGGGGACAATATATTTTCGATCactatattgtatgaacaatatgattatattgtacaaacatgatagtatattgtacgaacaaaacaatatattgtacgaacaatacaatatattgtatgaacaacatagtatattgtacaattatgataatttattcataaaatTGTTTATACAATGTttgtactatatatatatatatgcatactgtatatatattgtatgtattgtatatattgtagaaacaatataattatactgTATGAACATATTATATTGTCTAAACATtgtatcatgtttgtacaatatactatattgtttgttcaatataagtatattgtttgtacaatataattatactgGTGAAAAAATATAGTgatccaaaatatattttacccTGTGGCAGCTCTACACTTCCGTACAATATAAACAcaatacaacagaaataaataacagaaataaataataaagaaagtacacacaatacacacaagtACATTAAAATAAGTGTAGGTACAAAGGAGAATGTTTGCAGCATCAGGACTTAGGCTTATTGTTCATCAGTCTTACAGCTTCTAGAAAGATGCTGGAGCTTCGTTTTGGAGTCTTTTTCCAGAGGGGAGGCGGGTGAACACTGAACAGTCCATGTGCTGGGTGGGTGGGGTCACCCATGATACGGGTCgttataagaaagaaaaaaagaggtgCTTTTGGCCATTTAACTTGAATGGCAGGAGGAACCTGGAGTATCACGAGTAAACCTTAAAACTACACTGAACTGAACTAGAACAACATACAACATTTACAAAGAATATTGATCCAACTACTTCAAGTCAGTAGCTACTAAGAGTGGGACAAGATATGAGGAgtcaaaatatcacaatattaaaaatgtttttattttaaacaagcaTGAATTGTCAGTCTCTGTGTTTGCAATATATGTATCGTCCCACACCCAGTAGCAACTACTAATACACTAAATCTGGTGGTTGCTTGAACTGCTTTCTTTTCATGCAAACCTCTAGTTAAGTTACCTATCTAAGTTACCAGAATCAACATGACTTGGATCCTTCTTCTTTAAATGTTTCCTCTCCTTGTCCCATTATGAGTTCACCAATTATACGATTGCACTTCTCATGGACCAGACGGATCTCTTCAATTGTAATATTGTAGGATGACgtcaactttttttcttttgctcacTTTCTTTAACTTCAGCCTGCGTGACAACATTCTGCTGACATCTCCATATATTCTCACCGACAAGCTTTATGTTGTTCAAGTTTTTCTTTAACTTCCGTCCTTTGCATCTCTTTCTTTTCTCGCTCTGTTGTGTTACAAGATGAGTCTGTCTGCACTTAGGGGGGAGAAGAGGGTCTTTACCAGGAAGGTAAGATGTTAGGTAAGATTTGTCTTTATCCTGAATATAATGGTTTACACAATTCATTATAAACAGATAAGGTTCATAATGTctcttaaggctcaaacatacttgggCAGACTCCGTGCACAATGTACTCCACACGGACTGTCctctctcctcagagcttacatacccGGGCGCACCGCTgtgtagtagtttccattaaaatcttaaatttcccacaatccttagcgcttctctgtagtccttgtactcctgggatgtgttttaaaggtaTTTGCTCTCTGGGGCTTCCTcgggtgtgtgtgttggggcGGTTGCCCTCCTTTCATTGtcccaccctgactccctcttccttgTTCCGttcccctcaccaaggtgtaacactgtcctctctttttatatcttgCCTCTAATAAAGGTTGGATATTTGCTTTTCTTGATCTTGAAGGATAGAGTTGGTTTCCGATTCCTTTTTTAGCATCTTTTTCTTGTTGTACTCATATCGGCCCAAGTATTGTTTTGATTTGTCCAGGGTACATTTGAAGATAGAGATTTCCTCCCTCtggatgtctcactatgggatacatGCCCTGCTGCAGCACTCAGAAGCAATTatctcattacgccaatcctgattggcagGTGAAAGGTATCCGTCCGCCACAGGCAGTCCCACCTACCACAAGTAGCACAGGCAGACAATACTGcgtcattcaaaataagcacctcttctcactcaccCAAGCAAGAAGGTTGTCTGGTGAAACACCTCACTCATATTAACtagagaaccggggttatgtaaataacctaatcttctctttcataatattccattcaatgtctcactatgggatgtggtAGCTCCCGTATTGGAGACAAGCTTATAACGCGTACACCAGCCTGTAGGGAAAAGGCTCTGTTCTTATCAGGACAGCAAAACTGCGTGTGCCACGCCAGCATATCAAAACAGACAAAGGTGAGGGGCGAGGACCAACTCGCCGCAGCACAAATGTCccgaacagacactcccctgaataAAGCCCAAGATGTGGCCGGACCCCGAGTCGAGTGAGCTCGCAGACCCACAGGTGGCTGCAAACCCTGACTTGTATAGCCAAAGCAACTGCCTCCATCACCCAGTGGGACAGGTGCTGCTTTGTGACAGGTTTCCCCCTATGAGAATTAGCTCTGGAGACAAACAGCTGATTTCTCCTCTTGAAGGCCCCTGTCCTGTCCATGTAAGTGCGCGCCACACAGACCGGACACAACACATGAGGTTGCTGCTCACCCGGTAAGGTAGAGAAGACCATGAGGTCAATAGGACAACATGATCCCACCATCTTCGGCACAAAAGCCAAAGCCCTTCCAGAACCACAGCCAGATCCCATGGTGGCACCAGCAGTCTGGACATGGGGAGGAGCCTGCGCACTCCCTTCTTCCCAAACCCCACATGGCAGGCAGCCATAGCTGCCAAATACTGTACACTTTAACCGTGGAGAAGGCTTTTCGTCTGTCAATCAGGTcctgcagaaatgacaaaatcactcccacGGGGCACTGAAAGGGGGTGTGGCCTATTTGGTGACCCCATCCCTCACACACTTTCCACTTACAGAGACTTAGTGGAGGAAGCTCGAGCACTCTGTGATAGTTCCACACTGTGAGAGTTCCACAGCTGACAGATTGagccactcaggggccaagcccgcAACGCCAAGTGCTCCTGGTGCAGGTGGAAAACCGTGTCATCCAGATGCGTGGCCAAGCGGATGTCCTGCCGTCTCAGAGGTGCTAGAGCAGCTTCTGTGCACCGCATAAACACCCTCAGGCTTAAAGGAAGACTAAAATCAGCATGCGGTGCTCGTAACACATCACCCAGAGAGCGAATCTCAGATACTTTCTGTGGGGAGGATGTGGAAATACAGGTCTTTCAGATTGACAGACGTGAACCAATCGCCCTGTTGCACAAGGCGCAGCAGGGGAAGTATCCTGAAGTATTTCCTGAGATATACTTTCAGAGCATATAGATCCCGGATAGGGACTAGAAAATACCTGGAGTAAAACCCGCTCTGACACTGTGTGGGAGAGACAACAGAAATTGCTCCTTTGTTTAACAGTGAGAGGATTTCCTCCAGTAAAACGCGAGCTGACTCTCCCTGAGCCTGTGAGCGTATTATACCGGCAAAATGAGGAGGAATAGCAGCAATCTGCAGCCTGTATCATCTCCAGATCGTTCATAACATCCAGGGCGGGGCTGCAAGTGCGGCGCACCTCACGCATCTGTGTGAGAAAGTGGACACCGTAGCCTGTCCACCGCCAGAGGCTCCATCCGCGTTGCAGTGGCGCCCTCTCTTGGTGGAACAGTAACATTTCCCCTGGGCCGAGCGTTGTTTACTCGCCATGGGGAACAGCGCAATGAAGGGGACGCTGCTGCTCCTGACCCGGGGGAGGCTACAGCCTCCCACCAAGGGGGGACAGTGGGAGTCATCACCGTTCTGCTTATTGTGACAGATTTTGCTTTCTTTTGCTGCTCCCTCGACCCTTGGCCTGGATGTGACAGCAGGACAcactttattctttttaatcaaacttgtgtgtgcgcgtgcttgTGAAAATGAAAGAGGGGCAACAGCTGAACCCTCCGTCGTAACATGTCCATCTGCAGTGAATACAATGACGTTATTAGATATTATTGTAGTATTCGTTTTTGTATCGGTAAATGGAATTAATCTTCAGCTGAGACTTCAATACTGCCCCCTAGTGTATGGATGGTGCTATAAGTTTCCAAACATGTGGATCAGGAGCTGCAGACGCTGGCCGATCCACAAGCACAATTGAAGAATAACAAATGAcaattcatgataaatacacacacacaaatgataaAACACGTGTAAATTGTGAATCTGAAAAccacgtgaaaatctgaaaaatacatgtacaAATTGTGGATCTAATTGTGactatttttgagacaaatctctccccatggTCCCGGTCCTCAGTGTCATTCACAGGATAATgtttgatggatgatggatgatggcaggcagtgtttgtgtttattatctCATCCCTCTCCACACCTGCCCTGTGGCCCTGACACCCGGACCGCGGCTCTGCCTGAAAACAAACTGCGGCCGAGCTCAGGCTTCGGTTACCGGGGCCGATCGATGCGCTGCGGGGTGTCACGTTGCCCGGATGGTTAGGTATCGATGCATGGCCGATCGCTATCATAATCACACTTCCCCTTCTTATCTCTTTACCTCCTGAATAAAACATCTGCCTTCCTGCCCGTGCACCGCCCGGCCAAAACCTGGAGGAGATTGGGACTTATTCAAGTGTCTTTGTGCTCAGAGGTAACATGAGAAATGTGCGCGATGGGTGCCATGAACATGAGGTTGTATTTTCTCCATCTTTCCTAAATAGTGCCCTGCTCTGTGACAGGCCTCTGTCACAGGATGCTGCAGCTGACTTTCACTGTTGATGGCTGGAAATTGATAGGATACATACACTTTACTGGCTTAGTTTACACTTTTAAAGATTTTCATTCTAGATGTGTTCCCAACACATGGAATTTGATCACATTTCATTCTTCTATTATACTGTTTAATATGGACGGTCCACTCTGCAAGGAAAAACCAGTGACCGTATTGACAAAGTATCCTAAGGCTAAAAGTAGCTCCTAGTGATGTCGCTCTTGGAAAAATCTTAGAATTCCTCAAATTTTAAAAGTTTTCTTAGAATTTTTCTTTGATAGGTTAAAAGTAATTCACAAAGCATCTTAGGTCCTCAGAGAGCTGCTACggtaaaaaactgtaaaaaacagagaggagggagagatttaataaaacactaccggcctataataataataataatataaatatatatttttattatagtatttgttttttttctttttttcccaccatccaccaagtcacattccatgtattgttttaaactcgaattgttaataaaactattctgattctgacttttCTCACAGAGCTTAACGTAATAGCAGCCTTTTATTTGTGCTGTAATCTCCACCCTGGCTTTGATTGCAGCAGGTAACAGTGCTTCACACTCATATCTTGTGCGCACACATAGGGAACGATGCATTGATTAGCAGGGAAATTGACTCCCACCTCTGCCTCTTCCCTTGTGTTAATTTATAATCCCAGGACCCAGTTTCCCACTTCATACTCTTGTATTTAACTTTATAAAAGAGCTCCAGCACTCacagtaatcactgacagctgtgtctgcTCCACCATTAATATCAAATGCATTAAGCGGAAAAATGACCAATGTAGACAGTTAACAATAagtaaatcaatataataatcGACAAGTCAACTAGGTTCAAACATTTTAAGATGTGTAGAAATTAATTACATCttgttgaattaaattaatttcatgatTACACATTTCTTAATGGAGTCGAGGTATGATCAGttgattttattcattattagcACAAAGTGCTTTTTTccctcttcttttctttctttcccccTTTCTCTAACAACCAATCATAGATTTTGAAAGACTGCATCATACCCAGCAACAAGGTCAACCACACCTCCtcaataagataaaaaaaatatgtcaactCCTTACtcagagttgctctcagaaacttCCTGAATCACTTTTAAGCTAAGATTCCCGACTCGGAATTTCTGGGTTAAGCTAGGAGCTGTCTGAGAGGACTTTGAGAAGCTTTGTGAATACGGGCACTGGTCTTCATTAAGGCTGGACGATATACTgtaaaccaaaactcatatctcaattttttttttctcaaaatggccacagtcaacttttttttttcttttctccctttttttccttaaaaaaaactcaaggtctgaccagaaagaccaTTCTAAGTTAAATTTTCTGTTGCTAAATGCAACCCTGGCACattaattaacaaacagctgcacaatactGTATGTGcgacttttggctttttctcctataagggacagcatatgtgagtgagttctttagtgtgGTTTGTTATAGGGGAAGCTCTGTGTTAGGACACActccaactgtgctttttatgctgttctgagaagtagtgaaagcagtgacttgtaatagtattttaatacaaaataagctataaaataataataaaaaaaaaatgtattgttataGGGAATATTCGAATTTCAAAAactcaccaaaatagaaatctcgatatattgctgAGATCTAGTCCTCATTCATCCATATCATTTCTTCACCACAAAGATGAGAGTATAAAGTCCTCCCTACACAAATGTTTGTACTTTGTTCACATGTGGCTTAACAATATTTTAACCACTTAAGTAAATCTTAATGTGTCTTTTTCATGGTAATGAGATAATTTCCTTTTGTTGGTCaatttctattttattcaagttgtttgttttgtaaatgCTTTCATGGAATCACAagaattgtatattttcatgTTAGATACAGTATTCTAACCAAGGATAATACAGTAAATTAGCTCCAGCAACTTGTTTTTCAATATgttaagcttttatttattcaaagaaCTTTTTTCTCAGGAAGTTTTCTTTGATTTCATTAGCTGTAACTTCCTATGTAGCACGTTAACTAAACGCATTTAAATTCCAAACACAATCAATTGATGAAACAATTAAAGTATGAATATaattcagtaaaaaaacaaaaaaacaaaaaacaaaaacaaagtgtacATAAGATATATCTTTGAAAAGTACAGGAACGTTGATGGTGCctgtgcattttgtttgtttttcttaatagctcgattggattatttatttgtattgtcaatttagtttatttcattggattttGCAGTTGTTAGTGGTGAGGAACGGGGGGTGGGACGTGACAAGCATATGCTTCTTCCTGTCTCATGTCGAACAAATGAAATGTATAATattaaaattgacttttttaattttcagagATTTGTTTAATCGTTTTCATCCCCCGAAATTAATAAATCAGATTCCCATAGACATGGCCAACTTTGAGAGTGCACAGGTGTGTAAAAGCAACACACGCACGTGCTCTTGGTACCCTCAAAATGAGGTGCAAATGACTGCAGGCTCGTCTGCAGCTGCTCCCGTCGTTGGGCTGTGTAAAAACTTGCATTTTCCTGCATCTTGTGATTCGATCCTTCCAAACTTTAAAACGTCAAAATTTGCCAAAGGCATCGAGGTGATGGCTATTAATCAGGAAACCCCTAAAAGCTCTTAACCAGTTGAAATCAGTGCTGAGGGTGACAGACCTCAGTGGAGAGCTGTAACTCACCCTGTACTTAAAGCCCACACACAGAGATACTCCAGAGGTGAGGCAGTGTAAATGGAGAAGGGTGTAATGTAGGGATGTGGACAGATTGTTAAAAGGAAATTGAAGCAGAAATTAAGAACTTtctttaaaatgataaacttatATTCATCTTAAACACTGATCCTAAAGCAGTCACCATTGAAAGGTGAAGCTTATTTACTCTTGATAAATCTGAACACAGTGAGAAACTAAAGTTAGACGCCAACTGTTAGAGTAAGGCGACACGAGCTGCTAAGCTATTAGGACAATTAACAAAGTGGTCAGGAGGGGAATGAGAAGAACCGCCTGAAATGGAGCGAGATGAGGGTGCGAAGTGACAGTCAGCACATCTGCTCTCATCAATAATGCAGTGGCCCTTTAAACGGCAGTTTTGTCATGTATTGAGCGCTGCTGGCTGAAATCAAGCCTGACATCCAAGAACCTATCTGGGCAGAATGGTAGGGCATGGAGGGGGGAGATGGGAGAGTACAGTATATTCAAGCTATGAAACGGGAGTAAATATGACAGATTGGTGGAGTGAATTATgggtttataaaaacaaaaacctgggactaaaacaataaatcacaaaCACTTAAAACCACTGAAATGAGtttcattacttttattactaaaaTCAAAAAGAAGTTTTCTGTAGACAAAGAAAAATCAGGCTCTGGTAGGCCCACGACTATCAAACTATTACAAATTGTTAACAAAATGGTTTTACACCCCCATCCCCccggaaaaagaaaaaaaaaaactcaaaaaggaGGAGAATTAATTTGAAGGAGAGTTCATTTCCCTGTGATCAGAGGATTTCTCAGCACAACAATGACAGAGTCGCCCCTGAGGAACATTTTAGAAATGTAGCGGTCCTTGTTCACAGGCTTAGACTTCTTCTTTCCCTTCCCACTCTTAGGAACTTCTGTCCACATCTCTTTCACATTCTCCAGGACCATGTTGCAGTGCCTGAGGAGAAAACAGGGACATTTTggtcttttatttattcaatcgaCCTTATTTCACCAGGTAAAACAAGTGAGAACAAGTTCACTTTTATGATGACATCTGGCCAAGAGGCAGCTCACAATGCAAGTACAAATGTGTAGACAATTACCAAACAGTCATAAATCAgtcacacacatttaaacaaccTCCgactattattataataattataattattacaaCATACTTTGGTAAATTGCAGTTTTTACAACAATACATACAAGGACCAAACTTAAAGAAGACGGCTttaaccaaatgaaaaaaatactgtaatggTGCTTAAAGAaccttaaatacatttttaaaaaaaacctgaaaattaTAACAAGAATATATccaagggtgtaagaaaaaaaacaattcagcgatatatcgcgatatttcaccgTCCGATTATTGGATCAATCCAAAGAgatgtccaaatcgattttttaatgtttttctatgaaaaaaaaatttatttgcaccaacatatgcatagcacataaacgTCCACTCACTAGATTTATTGAACCACAGATCATTAAGATTGGAAGttgattttcataaaacatattgGACACtttgtatgtggttactttaaaaataataagaaaaatttACTTAACAGAATTAGAATCTGTTGTAAAAGCAAAAACTAAacgttttttgaaaaatgtaatttgacagtttgataaacataccacttgttttcgATATTGGTACTTGATAGGAGTGTAAcgaaattttgtgaaataaaaaaaggcgacaaaattcaaaggttcaaaaaataaaaatttaaaaagcacAGCGGCACAATGTCATtagaccctcctgcttcccgtagaaGCTCAGACGCTGCTTTATTTACAAGATGGCGGACAACGCGGACGCTTGTCTGGATACGAGCCAACGTGTCTATAGAACGGCAGTGTTTTAACACAAGTGAGCAATGAAGCCTTTTCTAAGCAGAGATTGAGACAGAGCGTAGACTGAAAACAATGAATTGTTCACTCTCGGGTGCTACTCAAAGCTACATAACAGTTAGAGCCCACACCATTGAGACTATGATTGGAAATGAAAAGCTATGTTATCCAAATACAAGTGATGTTTGAATCACACAAAGGCCAAACCATTGGTGCAGTACTGAAAGAGGAGCTAATGGATGGAAAGTTCAAAGCATAAAGGCCCGAGCTTTCAAAACTTTTGTTtgagaaatgagaaataaaaaaaactgttatttgtgaagtaaaacactcccacacactTTGTCTCCAACAAACATTTGTTACTTTTCATTGGGAATTTTCCCCCCATATTGTATCGTATTTCGTATTGTGAGTTGACTATTTCGTTACACCCCTAGTACCATATTTTCCGGGCTATTGAATGCGgtattggccgcattccaataatttagcaattttccaagaaaaatccacgTGATGGTCGCACTATGACAAAGGCCACACCCAATTGGCTGATGAAGGTGCCCTTAAAACGACTCGGCCAATTAGAacaggcaggtaggcgggctgctgtactgcTGTTAACGGAGGTCTCCATATATTTCCGcctattctgatcagtttccatctccacatggagtctcctcctcactgccccacgtctgcatatcaatCCATTTACacctttttatggtcactttttactggaaccagactgatacaccgctcAGTCCGCTGCCATGCACCATCCCCTCAGGAGCGATCACGTAGAGTCCGGACGAAGTCAGAACACGGACACAATTGCTTCTGAACAAAAGTAAcgtggttatttggcaactttatgctgttcattgtttatttctatcataaaccggctgatttttactttatctgtAGTGTTTCGGTACTCgctttctctctctttgtgtgtgtgtgtcagcctgACAGTTGCTTGTGCGATCACCCCTGATAAACCTAACGCAGTAATTTGACAACTTTATGCCGTTTATTAATTCCAACTATTAAAAACCAGCTaagatattacattttaaatctcattgtactttttatatGCTCTTCTTAACGTAAATGTAACGCTTCCCCCTCTACAAACTTCAATTTATTACCGGTATTTGATTTGCATTTAAACAATCAGCAACCTTATttcaattataaatatataaatacaaactAATATTCAGCAGGTGTATGACTTCTGCTGTCAGTCACTCCCACGCATTTTCCCTCATTGATCAGACATGACGCCTCCGTCATGTTATTAAAGCTGTGAGAGTTTTTACTTTCCCCACATTATCAGAAGCTCGTTTCTGAAAGTTCAGTTCACCGTGAAGTTCAATGACTGTTTCAGTTCATTCATTCTGCTGTAAGGATGACTGTCAGTAATATTCTGTTGTCACTGGACAGGTGTGTGACTGACTGACAAATCCACACAGAGCGTCCTCTACGCCGCAAAATACGATACTTGAATTACACTTAGTTACCATATACGTATTCTTGCAAGTAaaaattttttgaaataaattcaatttcataccattttctacttgtaaaggtgaaatttgtaattaatgatattgtgatatatcgtattgtttagaatcacgatatatcatagcatgacatgcaaatcgtgaatcgtaacgtcagattcatggcaatgcacaccaaTGCTAACTATATACAGTCTAAGCTAACAGAAGCGTCAGTTGACAGTGATTGTCTGTACCTATCAAAAGCCTTGACTCGTCCAAGCAGCTTCTTGTTGTTGCGACAGTTGATGAGGACTTGTGTGTTGTTCTTCACTGACTGGGTGAGCACTGACAGAGGGCCGGTGTTAAACTCCTCCTCTTCTCGCTTCTGCAACTCTTCAGGTGTCATCTCTGACTTGGGCTTCGTTAACAGACTCCTGAAaatcaaaccaaacaaacaaaagttaTTTTAGGGAATAAAATAATCAGCAAAAACATGAATTGACAATAAGCCATGGTTTGGTTAATAGAAGTGATCCCAGATAGATGTCAAATTGAATTGCTGTTGAATACAAGAACTTCAATTTGAATAATAAACGATATAATACAAGACATAAAAACTAAAGCCTGACCGATTATTAATCAGTGCGGACAATTTTAGCTTTTACCGATTGATTAACATCAGTCAATAGCCCAACCGATTAATTGGTCAGACTCTAATATGTAACTGATGTATTACCGTTTGTGCTGCGTGAACATTTTGTTACTATCTGCTGTGTTTTCTGCATTATAAGCTGCCACActtaaatcagcagtaattaTTATAAAACGTTCATTGTTCACAGTTACATTTAGCCTTTTTTGATTTATCCATGTTTACCGTTTgcaatttgagcaactttattttattaatttatttgactGTATTCCAGAAATACAGATCaccttttcttatttatcagCGGCTTTATAGTCCTTATGTTGACAATGTTATCAATTaaagtttattattacattattattaattattagattatttttgcttctttgacttgaatcatattttgggGTTTTATGAAAATTTGTGTTaaagtacagtatgtatcaaTGTTCTTATTGCATATCGATAGCCGATATATCGGTTATCTATACATTTATGTACGGTTGCTGTGCGGACAACCCCTATGGAAATGTATCACTAGCCTACgggactatgggtacgttttccggaccttttctacataattGTAACGTGCTcgtgttttttcattgtgtcatgatg is a window of Gouania willdenowi chromosome 13, fGouWil2.1, whole genome shotgun sequence DNA encoding:
- the snrpd2 gene encoding small nuclear ribonucleoprotein Sm D2 — encoded protein: MSLLTKPKSEMTPEELQKREEEEFNTGPLSVLTQSVKNNTQVLINCRNNKKLLGRVKAFDRHCNMVLENVKEMWTEVPKSGKGKKKSKPVNKDRYISKMFLRGDSVIVVLRNPLITGK